The following DNA comes from Brassica oleracea var. oleracea cultivar TO1000 chromosome C5, BOL, whole genome shotgun sequence.
GTCGTCGCTTTCTTTGCAAACGATTGGTGCCATCAAGTCTTATCATCATCAAGCTCAGCATCTGGTTAACAACTATCTCTTGTCTGATCCTTTTATTCCTTACACCTCTGGTATACTTTCCCTTTTTCTTCATGATAGTTATAGGACAAAGCTAGATCCTTTGTGATTCGTATGTGTGTTTCTTGTTCTCTTGCAGGTCTATGATCTTTGTCACTTTATCAGCAACTCCCATTCCAAGACATATATCATCCTCACCAAAATTCAGAGAATCGAATGGAACAATCGGTTTGTTCCCTTGTATATTGGCAGTGGTATCTCAACAGTTCATGCTCTTTTTATCTCTGCTCTATCGCTCTACTTTGTCATCTGGTCCGATCTCTTTTCCGATAGGTGGCACAATGATCTTGTTGTTTTCCGGACCTCACGTCTTTCCTCTCTTGGTTTAGGGGTAAACATCATTTTTCAACTTATGTTGACTCTTTGAGAGAAGAATGTTTTAACATTGACACATATATAAACGATTTGCAGTTATCTATTGGTGTTACTTTATTGCTGATCTTGGGATGATCTTCTGGAAATATCCTGCTTTGGGTGGACTTGAGTATGTAAGTAAATTGTTCTCAACCAAAACACTGTATTATGAATGTATAAAACTTAGATAGAGAATTTGCATTTGATTTCAGATTGTGCATCACTCGCTATCAGGGGTAGCAGTTGCCTACTCTTTGTTTTCTGGGGAAGGGCAGTTGTATACCTGCATGGTCCTCATTTCCGAGATTACAACCCCAGAGATCAACTTGAGATGGTACTTCCCCCCTTTTTGGTTTCCATGTACCATATACCACCTTAGCAGTCTTTTCTCTGACAAAAAAGCTGATTATCTTATGCAAGGTACCTGGACACAGCTGGTATGAAGAAGTCAATGGCATATGTTGTTAATGGCGTTTTCATCTTCTTGGCTTGGCTGTTACATAAAGAAATAATCAACACTCGACTCATTTTGGT
Coding sequences within:
- the LOC106344068 gene encoding LOW QUALITY PROTEIN: transmembrane protein 56 (The sequence of the model RefSeq protein was modified relative to this genomic sequence to represent the inferred CDS: deleted 2 bases in 1 codon; substituted 1 base at 1 genomic stop codon), with translation MSSLSLQTIGAIKSYHHQAQHLVNNYLLSDPFIPYTSGILSLFLHDSYRTKLDPLXFVCVFLVLLQVYDLCHFISNSHSKTYIILTKIQRIEWNNRFVPLYIGSGISTVHALFISALSLYFVIWSDLFSDRWHNDLVVFRTSRLSSLGLGLSIGYFIADLGMIFWKYPALGGLEYIVHHSLSGVAVAYSLFSGEGQLYTCMVLISEITTPEINLRWYLDTAGMKKSMAYVVNGVFIFLAWLVARILLFIYMFYHVYLHYNQVMRMHIFGYALVFGVPAALGIMNLIWFGKIVRGVKKTLAKRCEC